Proteins encoded by one window of Macaca mulatta isolate MMU2019108-1 chromosome 10, T2T-MMU8v2.0, whole genome shotgun sequence:
- the UCKL1 gene encoding uridine-cytidine kinase-like 1 isoform X12: MAAPPARADADPSPTSPLTARDPPGRQAEKNETACEDRSNAESLDRLLPPVGTGHSPRKRTTSQCKSEPPLLRTSKRTIYTAGRPPWYNEHGTQSKEAFAIGLGGGSASGKTTVARMIIEALDVPWVVLLSMDSFYKVLTEQQQEQAAHNNFNFDHPDAFDFDLIISTLKKLKQGKSVKVPVYDFTTHSRKRDWKTLYGANVIIFEGIMAFADKTLLEGLVPVSPCRLLASSRSLAHRLHQLLDMKIFVDTDSDIRLVRRLRRDISERGRDIEGVIKQYNKFVKPSFDQYIQPTMRLADIVVPRGSGNTVAIDLIVQHVHSQLEEGCPGLGTPVPPAAPDAERPEEHAAGARHAHHHQVGPTWGRRPRARSRSRALPLHFRPRRDKETSRDEFIFYSKRLMRLLIEHALSFLPFQDCVVRTPQGQDYAGKCYAGKQITGVSILRAGETMEPALRAVCKDVRIGTILIQTNQLTGEPELHYLRLPKDISDDHVILMDCTVSTGAAAMMAVRVLLDHDVPEDKIFLLSLLMAEMGVHSVAYAFPRVRIITTAVDKRVNDLFRIIPGIGNFGDRYFGTDAVPDGSDEEEVAYTG; the protein is encoded by the exons ATGGCTGCGCCCCCGGCCCGCGCGGACGCCGACCCCTCGCCCACGTCGCCACTTACGGCCCGAGACCCGCCAGGCCGGCAGGCTGAGAAAAACGAGACCGCGTGCGAGGACCG CAGCAATGCAGAGTCCCTGGACAGGCTCCTGCCACCTGTGGGCACTGGGCACTCTCCCCGGAAGCGGACCACCAGCCAGTGCAAGTCAGAGCCTCCCCTGCTGCGCACCAGCAAGCGCACCATCTACACCGCAGGGCGGCCGCCCTGGTACAACGAGCACGGCACGCAGTCCAAGGAGGCCTTCGCCATCG GCCTGGGAGGTGGCAGTGCCTCTGGGAAGACCACTGTTGCCAGAATGATCATTGAAGCCCTGGACGTGCCCTGGGTGGTCTTGCTGTCCATGGACTCCTTCTACAAG GTGCTGACTGAGCAGCAGCAGGAACAGGCCGCACACAACAACTTCAACTTCGACCACCCGGACGCCTTTGACTTCGACCTCATCATTTCCACCCTCAAGAAACTGAAGCAGGGGAAGAGTGTCAAGGTGCCCGTCTATGACTTCACCACGCACAGCCGGAAGAGGGACTGG AAAACACTGTATGGTGCAAACGTCATCATCTTTGAGGGCATCATGGCCTTTGCTGACAAGACACTGCTGGAG GGGCTGGTCCCAGTGTCTCCATGCCGGCTGCTGGCATCCAGCCGCTCACTGGCCCACCGTCTCCACCAGCTCCTGGACATGAAGATCTTTGTGGACACAGACTCTGACATCCGCCTGGTACGGCGGCTGCGCCGGGACATCAGTGAGCGCGGCCGGGACATCGAGGGTGTCATCAAGCAGTACAACAAGTTTGTCAAGCCCTCCTTCGACCAGTACATCCAGCCCACCATGCGCCTGGCAGACATCGTGGTGCCCAGAG GGAGCGGCAACACGGTGGCCATCGACCTGATCGTGCAGCACGTGCACAGCCAGCTGGAGGAG GGCTGCCCTGGCCTCGGCACACCAGTGCCACCCGCTGCCCCAGACGCTGAGCGTCCTGAAGAGCACGCCGCAGGTGCGAGGCATGCACACCATCATCAGGTAGGGCCCACCTGGGGACGGAGGCCCCGCGCGCGCTCCCGCTCCCGCGCGCTCCCGCTCCACTTTCGGCCCCGCAGGGACAAGGAGACCAGTCGCGACGAGTTCATCTTCTACTCCAAGAGACTGATGCGGCTGCTCATCGAGCACGCGCTCTCCTTCCTACCCTTTCAG GACTGCGTTGTGCGGACCCCGCAGGGGCAGGACTACGCGGGCAAGTGCTATGCGGGGAAGCAG ATCACAGGTGTGTCTATCCTGCGTGCCGGTGAAACCATGGAGCCCGCCCTGCGCGCTGTGTGCAAAGACGTGCGCATCGGCACCATCCTCATCCAGACCAACCAGCTTACCGGGGAGCCCGAG CTGCACTACCTGAGGCTGCCCAAGGACATCAGCGATGACCACGTGATCCTCATGGACTGCACCGTGTCCACGGGCGCCGCGGCCATGATGGCGGTGCGCGTGCTCCTG GACCACGACGTGCCTGAGGACAAGATCTTTCTGCTGTCACTGCTCATGGCAGAGATGGGCGTGCACTCAGTGGCCTATGCGTTTCCACGAGTGAGAATCATCACCACGGCGGTGGACAAGCGGGTCAATGACCTTTTCCGCATCATCCCAGGCATTG GGAACTTTGGCGACCGCTACTTTGGGACAGACGCGGTCCCCGATGGCAGTGACGAGGAGGAAGTGGCCTACACGGGTTAG
- the UCKL1 gene encoding uridine-cytidine kinase-like 1 isoform X29, which produces MIIEALDVPWVVLLSMDSFYKVLTEQQQEQAAHNNFNFDHPDAFDFDLIISTLKKLKQGKSVKVPVYDFTTHSRKRDWKTLYGANVIIFEGIMAFADKTLLELLDMKIFVDTDSDIRLVRRLRRDISERGRDIEGVIKQYNKFVKPSFDQYIQPTMRLADIVVPRGSGNTVAIDLIVQHVHSQLEEHDHSWVGVAWPPALVTDAPPFPCVFLCCCHSVNSASAEEAPLGYGCPGLGTPVPPAAPDAERPEEHAAGARHAHHHQVGPTWGRRPRARSRSRALPLHFRPRRDKETSRDEFIFYSKRLMRLLIEHALSFLPFQDCVVRTPQGQDYAGKCYAGKQITGVSILRAGETMEPALRAVCKDVRIGTILIQTNQLTGEPELHYLRLPKDISDDHVILMDCTVSTGAAAMMAVRVLLDHDVPEDKIFLLSLLMAEMGVHSVAYAFPRVRIITTAVDKRVNDLFRIIPGIGNFGDRYFGTDAVPDGSDEEEVAYTG; this is translated from the exons ATGATCATTGAAGCCCTGGACGTGCCCTGGGTGGTCTTGCTGTCCATGGACTCCTTCTACAAG GTGCTGACTGAGCAGCAGCAGGAACAGGCCGCACACAACAACTTCAACTTCGACCACCCGGACGCCTTTGACTTCGACCTCATCATTTCCACCCTCAAGAAACTGAAGCAGGGGAAGAGTGTCAAGGTGCCCGTCTATGACTTCACCACGCACAGCCGGAAGAGGGACTGG AAAACACTGTATGGTGCAAACGTCATCATCTTTGAGGGCATCATGGCCTTTGCTGACAAGACACTGCTGGAG CTCCTGGACATGAAGATCTTTGTGGACACAGACTCTGACATCCGCCTGGTACGGCGGCTGCGCCGGGACATCAGTGAGCGCGGCCGGGACATCGAGGGTGTCATCAAGCAGTACAACAAGTTTGTCAAGCCCTCCTTCGACCAGTACATCCAGCCCACCATGCGCCTGGCAGACATCGTGGTGCCCAGAG GGAGCGGCAACACGGTGGCCATCGACCTGATCGTGCAGCACGTGCACAGCCAGCTGGAGGAG CATGACCATTCCTGGGTGGGGGTGGCCTGGCCGCCTGCCCTGGTCACTGACGCGCCACCGTTCCCTTGTGTCTTCCTGTGTTGCTGCCACAGCGTGAACTCAGCGTCAG CAGAGGAAGCTCCGTTGGGATAT GGCTGCCCTGGCCTCGGCACACCAGTGCCACCCGCTGCCCCAGACGCTGAGCGTCCTGAAGAGCACGCCGCAGGTGCGAGGCATGCACACCATCATCAGGTAGGGCCCACCTGGGGACGGAGGCCCCGCGCGCGCTCCCGCTCCCGCGCGCTCCCGCTCCACTTTCGGCCCCGCAGGGACAAGGAGACCAGTCGCGACGAGTTCATCTTCTACTCCAAGAGACTGATGCGGCTGCTCATCGAGCACGCGCTCTCCTTCCTACCCTTTCAG GACTGCGTTGTGCGGACCCCGCAGGGGCAGGACTACGCGGGCAAGTGCTATGCGGGGAAGCAG ATCACAGGTGTGTCTATCCTGCGTGCCGGTGAAACCATGGAGCCCGCCCTGCGCGCTGTGTGCAAAGACGTGCGCATCGGCACCATCCTCATCCAGACCAACCAGCTTACCGGGGAGCCCGAG CTGCACTACCTGAGGCTGCCCAAGGACATCAGCGATGACCACGTGATCCTCATGGACTGCACCGTGTCCACGGGCGCCGCGGCCATGATGGCGGTGCGCGTGCTCCTG GACCACGACGTGCCTGAGGACAAGATCTTTCTGCTGTCACTGCTCATGGCAGAGATGGGCGTGCACTCAGTGGCCTATGCGTTTCCACGAGTGAGAATCATCACCACGGCGGTGGACAAGCGGGTCAATGACCTTTTCCGCATCATCCCAGGCATTG GGAACTTTGGCGACCGCTACTTTGGGACAGACGCGGTCCCCGATGGCAGTGACGAGGAGGAAGTGGCCTACACGGGTTAG
- the UCKL1 gene encoding uridine-cytidine kinase-like 1 isoform X11 yields the protein MSSPPSYPGIRISGCRALGAEGSNAESLDRLLPPVGTGHSPRKRTTSQCKSEPPLLRTSKRTIYTAGRPPWYNEHGTQSKEAFAIGLGGGSASGKTTVARMIIEALDVPWVVLLSMDSFYKVLTEQQQEQAAHNNFNFDHPDAFDFDLIISTLKKLKQGKSVKVPVYDFTTHSRKRDWKTLYGANVIIFEGIMAFADKTLLELLDMKIFVDTDSDIRLVRRLRRDISERGRDIEGVIKQYNKFVKPSFDQYIQPTMRLADIVVPRGSGNTVAIDLIVQHVHSQLEEHDHSWVGVAWPPALVTDAPPFPCVFLCCCHSVNSASAEEAPLGYGCPGLGTPVPPAAPDAERPEEHAAGARHAHHHQVGPTWGRRPRARSRSRALPLHFRPRRDKETSRDEFIFYSKRLMRLLIEHALSFLPFQDCVVRTPQGQDYAGKCYAGKQITGVSILRAGETMEPALRAVCKDVRIGTILIQTNQLTGEPELHYLRLPKDISDDHVILMDCTVSTGAAAMMAVRVLLDHDVPEDKIFLLSLLMAEMGVHSVAYAFPRVRIITTAVDKRVNDLFRIIPGIGNFGDRYFGTDAVPDGSDEEEVAYTG from the exons ATGAGCAGCCCCCCGTCTTACCCTGGCATCAGGATCTCAGGGTGCCGGGCCCTTGGAGCAGAAGGCAG CAATGCAGAGTCCCTGGACAGGCTCCTGCCACCTGTGGGCACTGGGCACTCTCCCCGGAAGCGGACCACCAGCCAGTGCAAGTCAGAGCCTCCCCTGCTGCGCACCAGCAAGCGCACCATCTACACCGCAGGGCGGCCGCCCTGGTACAACGAGCACGGCACGCAGTCCAAGGAGGCCTTCGCCATCG GCCTGGGAGGTGGCAGTGCCTCTGGGAAGACCACTGTTGCCAGAATGATCATTGAAGCCCTGGACGTGCCCTGGGTGGTCTTGCTGTCCATGGACTCCTTCTACAAG GTGCTGACTGAGCAGCAGCAGGAACAGGCCGCACACAACAACTTCAACTTCGACCACCCGGACGCCTTTGACTTCGACCTCATCATTTCCACCCTCAAGAAACTGAAGCAGGGGAAGAGTGTCAAGGTGCCCGTCTATGACTTCACCACGCACAGCCGGAAGAGGGACTGG AAAACACTGTATGGTGCAAACGTCATCATCTTTGAGGGCATCATGGCCTTTGCTGACAAGACACTGCTGGAG CTCCTGGACATGAAGATCTTTGTGGACACAGACTCTGACATCCGCCTGGTACGGCGGCTGCGCCGGGACATCAGTGAGCGCGGCCGGGACATCGAGGGTGTCATCAAGCAGTACAACAAGTTTGTCAAGCCCTCCTTCGACCAGTACATCCAGCCCACCATGCGCCTGGCAGACATCGTGGTGCCCAGAG GGAGCGGCAACACGGTGGCCATCGACCTGATCGTGCAGCACGTGCACAGCCAGCTGGAGGAG CATGACCATTCCTGGGTGGGGGTGGCCTGGCCGCCTGCCCTGGTCACTGACGCGCCACCGTTCCCTTGTGTCTTCCTGTGTTGCTGCCACAGCGTGAACTCAGCGTCAG CAGAGGAAGCTCCGTTGGGATAT GGCTGCCCTGGCCTCGGCACACCAGTGCCACCCGCTGCCCCAGACGCTGAGCGTCCTGAAGAGCACGCCGCAGGTGCGAGGCATGCACACCATCATCAGGTAGGGCCCACCTGGGGACGGAGGCCCCGCGCGCGCTCCCGCTCCCGCGCGCTCCCGCTCCACTTTCGGCCCCGCAGGGACAAGGAGACCAGTCGCGACGAGTTCATCTTCTACTCCAAGAGACTGATGCGGCTGCTCATCGAGCACGCGCTCTCCTTCCTACCCTTTCAG GACTGCGTTGTGCGGACCCCGCAGGGGCAGGACTACGCGGGCAAGTGCTATGCGGGGAAGCAG ATCACAGGTGTGTCTATCCTGCGTGCCGGTGAAACCATGGAGCCCGCCCTGCGCGCTGTGTGCAAAGACGTGCGCATCGGCACCATCCTCATCCAGACCAACCAGCTTACCGGGGAGCCCGAG CTGCACTACCTGAGGCTGCCCAAGGACATCAGCGATGACCACGTGATCCTCATGGACTGCACCGTGTCCACGGGCGCCGCGGCCATGATGGCGGTGCGCGTGCTCCTG GACCACGACGTGCCTGAGGACAAGATCTTTCTGCTGTCACTGCTCATGGCAGAGATGGGCGTGCACTCAGTGGCCTATGCGTTTCCACGAGTGAGAATCATCACCACGGCGGTGGACAAGCGGGTCAATGACCTTTTCCGCATCATCCCAGGCATTG GGAACTTTGGCGACCGCTACTTTGGGACAGACGCGGTCCCCGATGGCAGTGACGAGGAGGAAGTGGCCTACACGGGTTAG
- the UCKL1 gene encoding uridine-cytidine kinase-like 1 isoform X6 has protein sequence MAAPPARADADPSPTSPLTARDPPGRQAEKNETACEDRSNAESLDRLLPPVGTGHSPRKRTTSQCKSEPPLLRTSKRTIYTAGRPPWYNEHGTQSKEAFAIGLGGGSASGKTTVARMIIEALDVPWVVLLSMDSFYKVLTEQQQEQAAHNNFNFDHPDAFDFDLIISTLKKLKQGKSVKVPVYDFTTHSRKRDWKTLYGANVIIFEGIMAFADKTLLELLDMKIFVDTDSDIRLVRRLRRDISERGRDIEGVIKQYNKFVKPSFDQYIQPTMRLADIVVPRGSGNTVAIDLIVQHVHSQLEEHDHSWVGVAWPPALVTDAPPFPCVFLCCCHSVNSASAEEAPLGYGCPGLGTPVPPAAPDAERPEEHAAGARHAHHHQVGPTWGRRPRARSRSRALPLHFRPRRDKETSRDEFIFYSKRLMRLLIEHALSFLPFQDCVVRTPQGQDYAGKCYAGKQITGVSILRAGETMEPALRAVCKDVRIGTILIQTNQLTGEPELHYLRLPKDISDDHVILMDCTVSTGAAAMMAVRVLLDHDVPEDKIFLLSLLMAEMGVHSVAYAFPRVRIITTAVDKRVNDLFRIIPGIGNFGDRYFGTDAVPDGSDEEEVAYTG, from the exons ATGGCTGCGCCCCCGGCCCGCGCGGACGCCGACCCCTCGCCCACGTCGCCACTTACGGCCCGAGACCCGCCAGGCCGGCAGGCTGAGAAAAACGAGACCGCGTGCGAGGACCG CAGCAATGCAGAGTCCCTGGACAGGCTCCTGCCACCTGTGGGCACTGGGCACTCTCCCCGGAAGCGGACCACCAGCCAGTGCAAGTCAGAGCCTCCCCTGCTGCGCACCAGCAAGCGCACCATCTACACCGCAGGGCGGCCGCCCTGGTACAACGAGCACGGCACGCAGTCCAAGGAGGCCTTCGCCATCG GCCTGGGAGGTGGCAGTGCCTCTGGGAAGACCACTGTTGCCAGAATGATCATTGAAGCCCTGGACGTGCCCTGGGTGGTCTTGCTGTCCATGGACTCCTTCTACAAG GTGCTGACTGAGCAGCAGCAGGAACAGGCCGCACACAACAACTTCAACTTCGACCACCCGGACGCCTTTGACTTCGACCTCATCATTTCCACCCTCAAGAAACTGAAGCAGGGGAAGAGTGTCAAGGTGCCCGTCTATGACTTCACCACGCACAGCCGGAAGAGGGACTGG AAAACACTGTATGGTGCAAACGTCATCATCTTTGAGGGCATCATGGCCTTTGCTGACAAGACACTGCTGGAG CTCCTGGACATGAAGATCTTTGTGGACACAGACTCTGACATCCGCCTGGTACGGCGGCTGCGCCGGGACATCAGTGAGCGCGGCCGGGACATCGAGGGTGTCATCAAGCAGTACAACAAGTTTGTCAAGCCCTCCTTCGACCAGTACATCCAGCCCACCATGCGCCTGGCAGACATCGTGGTGCCCAGAG GGAGCGGCAACACGGTGGCCATCGACCTGATCGTGCAGCACGTGCACAGCCAGCTGGAGGAG CATGACCATTCCTGGGTGGGGGTGGCCTGGCCGCCTGCCCTGGTCACTGACGCGCCACCGTTCCCTTGTGTCTTCCTGTGTTGCTGCCACAGCGTGAACTCAGCGTCAG CAGAGGAAGCTCCGTTGGGATAT GGCTGCCCTGGCCTCGGCACACCAGTGCCACCCGCTGCCCCAGACGCTGAGCGTCCTGAAGAGCACGCCGCAGGTGCGAGGCATGCACACCATCATCAGGTAGGGCCCACCTGGGGACGGAGGCCCCGCGCGCGCTCCCGCTCCCGCGCGCTCCCGCTCCACTTTCGGCCCCGCAGGGACAAGGAGACCAGTCGCGACGAGTTCATCTTCTACTCCAAGAGACTGATGCGGCTGCTCATCGAGCACGCGCTCTCCTTCCTACCCTTTCAG GACTGCGTTGTGCGGACCCCGCAGGGGCAGGACTACGCGGGCAAGTGCTATGCGGGGAAGCAG ATCACAGGTGTGTCTATCCTGCGTGCCGGTGAAACCATGGAGCCCGCCCTGCGCGCTGTGTGCAAAGACGTGCGCATCGGCACCATCCTCATCCAGACCAACCAGCTTACCGGGGAGCCCGAG CTGCACTACCTGAGGCTGCCCAAGGACATCAGCGATGACCACGTGATCCTCATGGACTGCACCGTGTCCACGGGCGCCGCGGCCATGATGGCGGTGCGCGTGCTCCTG GACCACGACGTGCCTGAGGACAAGATCTTTCTGCTGTCACTGCTCATGGCAGAGATGGGCGTGCACTCAGTGGCCTATGCGTTTCCACGAGTGAGAATCATCACCACGGCGGTGGACAAGCGGGTCAATGACCTTTTCCGCATCATCCCAGGCATTG GGAACTTTGGCGACCGCTACTTTGGGACAGACGCGGTCCCCGATGGCAGTGACGAGGAGGAAGTGGCCTACACGGGTTAG
- the UCKL1 gene encoding uridine-cytidine kinase-like 1 isoform X20 — protein MSSPPSYPGIRISGCRALGAEGSNAESLDRLLPPVGTGHSPRKRTTSQCKSEPPLLRTSKRTIYTAGRPPWYNEHGTQSKEAFAIGLGGGSASGKTTVARMIIEALDVPWVVLLSMDSFYKVLTEQQQEQAAHNNFNFDHPDAFDFDLIISTLKKLKQGKSVKVPVYDFTTHSRKRDWKTLYGANVIIFEGIMAFADKTLLELLDMKIFVDTDSDIRLVRRLRRDISERGRDIEGVIKQYNKFVKPSFDQYIQPTMRLADIVVPRGSGNTVAIDLIVQHVHSQLEEGCPGLGTPVPPAAPDAERPEEHAAGARHAHHHQVGPTWGRRPRARSRSRALPLHFRPRRDKETSRDEFIFYSKRLMRLLIEHALSFLPFQDCVVRTPQGQDYAGKCYAGKQITGVSILRAGETMEPALRAVCKDVRIGTILIQTNQLTGEPELHYLRLPKDISDDHVILMDCTVSTGAAAMMAVRVLLDHDVPEDKIFLLSLLMAEMGVHSVAYAFPRVRIITTAVDKRVNDLFRIIPGIGNFGDRYFGTDAVPDGSDEEEVAYTG, from the exons ATGAGCAGCCCCCCGTCTTACCCTGGCATCAGGATCTCAGGGTGCCGGGCCCTTGGAGCAGAAGGCAG CAATGCAGAGTCCCTGGACAGGCTCCTGCCACCTGTGGGCACTGGGCACTCTCCCCGGAAGCGGACCACCAGCCAGTGCAAGTCAGAGCCTCCCCTGCTGCGCACCAGCAAGCGCACCATCTACACCGCAGGGCGGCCGCCCTGGTACAACGAGCACGGCACGCAGTCCAAGGAGGCCTTCGCCATCG GCCTGGGAGGTGGCAGTGCCTCTGGGAAGACCACTGTTGCCAGAATGATCATTGAAGCCCTGGACGTGCCCTGGGTGGTCTTGCTGTCCATGGACTCCTTCTACAAG GTGCTGACTGAGCAGCAGCAGGAACAGGCCGCACACAACAACTTCAACTTCGACCACCCGGACGCCTTTGACTTCGACCTCATCATTTCCACCCTCAAGAAACTGAAGCAGGGGAAGAGTGTCAAGGTGCCCGTCTATGACTTCACCACGCACAGCCGGAAGAGGGACTGG AAAACACTGTATGGTGCAAACGTCATCATCTTTGAGGGCATCATGGCCTTTGCTGACAAGACACTGCTGGAG CTCCTGGACATGAAGATCTTTGTGGACACAGACTCTGACATCCGCCTGGTACGGCGGCTGCGCCGGGACATCAGTGAGCGCGGCCGGGACATCGAGGGTGTCATCAAGCAGTACAACAAGTTTGTCAAGCCCTCCTTCGACCAGTACATCCAGCCCACCATGCGCCTGGCAGACATCGTGGTGCCCAGAG GGAGCGGCAACACGGTGGCCATCGACCTGATCGTGCAGCACGTGCACAGCCAGCTGGAGGAG GGCTGCCCTGGCCTCGGCACACCAGTGCCACCCGCTGCCCCAGACGCTGAGCGTCCTGAAGAGCACGCCGCAGGTGCGAGGCATGCACACCATCATCAGGTAGGGCCCACCTGGGGACGGAGGCCCCGCGCGCGCTCCCGCTCCCGCGCGCTCCCGCTCCACTTTCGGCCCCGCAGGGACAAGGAGACCAGTCGCGACGAGTTCATCTTCTACTCCAAGAGACTGATGCGGCTGCTCATCGAGCACGCGCTCTCCTTCCTACCCTTTCAG GACTGCGTTGTGCGGACCCCGCAGGGGCAGGACTACGCGGGCAAGTGCTATGCGGGGAAGCAG ATCACAGGTGTGTCTATCCTGCGTGCCGGTGAAACCATGGAGCCCGCCCTGCGCGCTGTGTGCAAAGACGTGCGCATCGGCACCATCCTCATCCAGACCAACCAGCTTACCGGGGAGCCCGAG CTGCACTACCTGAGGCTGCCCAAGGACATCAGCGATGACCACGTGATCCTCATGGACTGCACCGTGTCCACGGGCGCCGCGGCCATGATGGCGGTGCGCGTGCTCCTG GACCACGACGTGCCTGAGGACAAGATCTTTCTGCTGTCACTGCTCATGGCAGAGATGGGCGTGCACTCAGTGGCCTATGCGTTTCCACGAGTGAGAATCATCACCACGGCGGTGGACAAGCGGGTCAATGACCTTTTCCGCATCATCCCAGGCATTG GGAACTTTGGCGACCGCTACTTTGGGACAGACGCGGTCCCCGATGGCAGTGACGAGGAGGAAGTGGCCTACACGGGTTAG
- the UCKL1 gene encoding uridine-cytidine kinase-like 1 isoform X25 — MSSPPSYPGIRISGCRALGAEGSSNAESLDRLLPPVGTGHSPRKRTTSQCKSEPPLLRTSKRTIYTAGRPPWYNEHGTQSKEAFAIGLGGGSASGKTTVARMIIEALDVPWVVLLSMDSFYKVLTEQQQEQAAHNNFNFDHPDAFDFDLIISTLKKLKQGKSVKVPVYDFTTHSRKRDWKTLYGANVIIFEGIMAFADKTLLELLDMKIFVDTDSDIRLVRRLRRDISERGRDIEGVIKQYNKFVKPSFDQYIQPTMRLADIVVPRGSGNTVAIDLIVQHVHSQLEERELSVRAALASAHQCHPLPQTLSVLKSTPQVRGMHTIIRDKETSRDEFIFYSKRLMRLLIEHALSFLPFQDCVVRTPQGQDYAGKCYAGKQITGVSILRAGETMEPALRAVCKDVRIGTILIQTNQLTGEPELHYLRLPKDISDDHVILMDCTVSTGAAAMMAVRVLLDHDVPEDKIFLLSLLMAEMGVHSVAYAFPRVRIITTAVDKRVNDLFRIIPGIGNFGDRYFGTDAVPDGSDEEEVAYTG; from the exons ATGAGCAGCCCCCCGTCTTACCCTGGCATCAGGATCTCAGGGTGCCGGGCCCTTGGAGCAGAAGGCAG CAGCAATGCAGAGTCCCTGGACAGGCTCCTGCCACCTGTGGGCACTGGGCACTCTCCCCGGAAGCGGACCACCAGCCAGTGCAAGTCAGAGCCTCCCCTGCTGCGCACCAGCAAGCGCACCATCTACACCGCAGGGCGGCCGCCCTGGTACAACGAGCACGGCACGCAGTCCAAGGAGGCCTTCGCCATCG GCCTGGGAGGTGGCAGTGCCTCTGGGAAGACCACTGTTGCCAGAATGATCATTGAAGCCCTGGACGTGCCCTGGGTGGTCTTGCTGTCCATGGACTCCTTCTACAAG GTGCTGACTGAGCAGCAGCAGGAACAGGCCGCACACAACAACTTCAACTTCGACCACCCGGACGCCTTTGACTTCGACCTCATCATTTCCACCCTCAAGAAACTGAAGCAGGGGAAGAGTGTCAAGGTGCCCGTCTATGACTTCACCACGCACAGCCGGAAGAGGGACTGG AAAACACTGTATGGTGCAAACGTCATCATCTTTGAGGGCATCATGGCCTTTGCTGACAAGACACTGCTGGAG CTCCTGGACATGAAGATCTTTGTGGACACAGACTCTGACATCCGCCTGGTACGGCGGCTGCGCCGGGACATCAGTGAGCGCGGCCGGGACATCGAGGGTGTCATCAAGCAGTACAACAAGTTTGTCAAGCCCTCCTTCGACCAGTACATCCAGCCCACCATGCGCCTGGCAGACATCGTGGTGCCCAGAG GGAGCGGCAACACGGTGGCCATCGACCTGATCGTGCAGCACGTGCACAGCCAGCTGGAGGAG CGTGAACTCAGCGTCAG GGCTGCCCTGGCCTCGGCACACCAGTGCCACCCGCTGCCCCAGACGCTGAGCGTCCTGAAGAGCACGCCGCAGGTGCGAGGCATGCACACCATCATCAG GGACAAGGAGACCAGTCGCGACGAGTTCATCTTCTACTCCAAGAGACTGATGCGGCTGCTCATCGAGCACGCGCTCTCCTTCCTACCCTTTCAG GACTGCGTTGTGCGGACCCCGCAGGGGCAGGACTACGCGGGCAAGTGCTATGCGGGGAAGCAG ATCACAGGTGTGTCTATCCTGCGTGCCGGTGAAACCATGGAGCCCGCCCTGCGCGCTGTGTGCAAAGACGTGCGCATCGGCACCATCCTCATCCAGACCAACCAGCTTACCGGGGAGCCCGAG CTGCACTACCTGAGGCTGCCCAAGGACATCAGCGATGACCACGTGATCCTCATGGACTGCACCGTGTCCACGGGCGCCGCGGCCATGATGGCGGTGCGCGTGCTCCTG GACCACGACGTGCCTGAGGACAAGATCTTTCTGCTGTCACTGCTCATGGCAGAGATGGGCGTGCACTCAGTGGCCTATGCGTTTCCACGAGTGAGAATCATCACCACGGCGGTGGACAAGCGGGTCAATGACCTTTTCCGCATCATCCCAGGCATTG GGAACTTTGGCGACCGCTACTTTGGGACAGACGCGGTCCCCGATGGCAGTGACGAGGAGGAAGTGGCCTACACGGGTTAG